The following coding sequences are from one Coprobacter tertius window:
- a CDS encoding glycosyl hydrolase 108 family protein, translating to MKTWQAHARRYTGKEPTLENLKNLSAEDTKKIYRGEYWDKINADEIKNPSLRRYIFDFHVNSSPGAAIGNLQKAINETGGNVAEDNILGKETMDALTIILIWKYYLMRIKRTEGSIFKI from the coding sequence TTGAAAACCTGGCAAGCGCATGCCAGGCGATATACAGGCAAGGAGCCGACACTGGAAAATTTGAAGAACCTCAGTGCAGAGGACACGAAGAAGATATACCGAGGGGAGTATTGGGACAAGATAAATGCGGATGAAATCAAAAATCCCTCTTTGAGGCGATACATTTTCGATTTTCATGTTAATTCCAGTCCCGGGGCGGCAATCGGGAACCTACAAAAGGCGATTAATGAGACGGGAGGAAATGTAGCTGAAGACAACATATTGGGAAAAGAAACCATGGATGCTTTGACAATCATCCTAATCTGGAAGTATTATTTAATGCGTATAAAAAGAACAGAAGGCAGCATTTTCAAAATTTAG
- a CDS encoding glycoside hydrolase family 108 protein has product MKDDYFSDGIPEEYLWDTENKRYMRRSLFPGRWVPARISSWDTDKPEFQFDPDRDRTYQQVVLGAIPYSNRNTIGGNLESSSEGTVPSRPAMGPEKEIIGPYSPENPFDYSVQKSTFDSVLKGTGDARNPLTGKKMKSPLNESPASGEGKRYYPYGAGPLVPGEFRKEPSKPDDCFGFDRCVNETLDIEKGYSNRVSDLGGPTNRGISWETWQAHAKRYTGKEPTLENLKNLSAEDAKKIYRSEYWDKIDADEIKNPSLRRYIFDFHVNSSPGAAIGNLQKAINQTGGKVAEDGIWGKETLDAINQHPNPEALFNQYKENRKKHFQGLVNSGSRQRENIKGWLNRDDRFTYIK; this is encoded by the coding sequence ATGAAAGATGATTATTTTTCAGACGGCATCCCTGAAGAATACCTGTGGGATACCGAAAACAAGCGGTATATGCGGCGTTCCCTTTTCCCTGGCCGGTGGGTTCCCGCCCGCATCTCGTCCTGGGATACCGATAAGCCTGAGTTTCAATTCGACCCTGATCGCGATCGTACTTACCAGCAAGTGGTATTGGGGGCGATTCCTTACAGCAACCGCAACACGATTGGCGGTAACCTCGAATCCTCGTCAGAGGGTACCGTACCCTCCCGGCCGGCGATGGGACCGGAGAAAGAGATCATCGGCCCTTATTCGCCGGAAAATCCGTTTGATTATTCGGTACAAAAGAGTACATTTGACAGTGTACTGAAAGGAACTGGTGACGCGCGGAATCCGTTGACGGGAAAAAAGATGAAATCGCCGCTGAATGAGAGTCCGGCTTCCGGAGAGGGGAAACGGTATTATCCTTACGGAGCAGGTCCGTTAGTTCCCGGAGAATTTCGGAAAGAGCCCTCGAAGCCCGATGATTGTTTCGGTTTCGACCGATGTGTAAATGAAACGCTGGATATAGAGAAAGGGTACAGTAACCGGGTGAGTGATTTGGGAGGTCCCACAAACCGGGGGATTAGTTGGGAAACTTGGCAAGCGCATGCCAAGCGATATACAGGCAAGGAGCCGACACTGGAAAATTTGAAGAACCTGAGTGCGGAGGATGCGAAGAAGATATACCGTTCGGAGTATTGGGACAAGATAGATGCGGATGAAATCAAAAATCCCTCTTTGAGGCGATACATTTTCGATTTTCATGTTAATTCCAGTCCCGGGGCGGCGATCGGGAACCTACAAAAGGCGATTAATCAGACGGGAGGAAAAGTGGCTGAAGACGGTATATGGGGAAAGGAGACTTTAGATGCCATAAACCAGCATCCTAATCCGGAGGCATTGTTTAATCAGTATAAGGAGAATAGGAAAAAACATTTTCAAGGATTAGTTAATAGTGGTTCAAGGCAAAGAGAAAATATAAAAGGTTGGCTGAACCGGGATGACCGTTTTACGTATATAAAATGA
- a CDS encoding acyltransferase, producing the protein MDKQLALSKRNHGLDILRVLACYMVIQVHAGEFYYIGNGGMILEGCGPLWVDIYNSLCRTAVPLFVMLSGYFLLPVKEPMKDFFRRRTVRVVVPFIIWCALYAIYQYFRGQADLATTGLNILKIGINFGVEIGHLWYIYMLIGLYLFAPIISPWIANASRKSMQFYLCIWALSLFVPYIHLIFPEFLGECFWNHTPLLYYFSGFLGYMILAVYIKKYMSQRKKWHLPVSLLCIIAGYLVTAGGYATRLKTVILVPDLELTWGFETINVALMSFGLFLLIKDIRFKNPFSAPVKIITDISKLSYGIYLIHIMVLNFYFEIFNPVWDSVGLKLPCIAISTFITSYLLIKLLSLFPRSKYIIG; encoded by the coding sequence ATGGATAAGCAACTCGCATTATCGAAGAGAAATCACGGATTAGATATTTTAAGAGTATTGGCATGTTACATGGTCATACAAGTACATGCGGGAGAATTTTATTATATAGGGAACGGAGGTATGATTCTCGAAGGCTGTGGACCACTATGGGTAGATATTTATAATTCGCTCTGCCGCACCGCTGTGCCGCTATTTGTCATGCTCTCGGGTTATTTCCTCTTACCGGTAAAAGAACCGATGAAAGATTTTTTTCGACGCCGTACCGTTCGCGTAGTCGTACCGTTCATAATCTGGTGCGCACTATATGCTATATACCAATATTTCAGAGGTCAGGCAGACCTGGCAACTACAGGGTTGAACATTCTTAAAATCGGGATTAATTTTGGTGTCGAAATCGGTCATTTATGGTATATTTATATGCTTATCGGTCTTTATCTTTTTGCACCCATCATATCTCCCTGGATAGCGAACGCCTCCCGTAAATCGATGCAATTTTATTTATGTATATGGGCTCTATCTCTATTCGTTCCTTACATTCATCTCATTTTCCCCGAATTTTTAGGTGAATGTTTTTGGAACCATACGCCTTTATTATATTATTTCTCTGGATTTTTAGGCTATATGATATTGGCCGTTTACATCAAAAAATATATGTCGCAACGTAAAAAATGGCATCTTCCGGTAAGCCTATTATGTATTATAGCTGGCTATTTAGTTACTGCAGGAGGCTATGCAACACGCTTAAAAACCGTTATTCTCGTACCCGACCTCGAACTCACCTGGGGATTCGAAACCATAAATGTGGCCCTAATGAGTTTCGGATTGTTTTTACTGATTAAAGATATCCGTTTCAAAAATCCTTTCTCGGCACCGGTAAAAATTATAACGGATATATCCAAATTGAGTTACGGTATTTACCTGATACATATAATGGTATTGAATTTCTATTTCGAAATATTCAATCCTGTCTGGGACAGCGTAGGTCTGAAACTGCCATGTATCGCAATCAGTACATTTATTACCTCTTACCTATTGATAAAACTCCTTTCATTGTTCCCGAGAAGCAAATATATCATAGGGTAG
- a CDS encoding succinate dehydrogenase cytochrome b subunit — translation MWLLNSSIGRKLIMSISGLFLVLFLLFHMSMNIAAVFSETAYNAICEFLGANWYALVGTLVLAAGFIVHIIYALWLTLQNRKARGNDRYAVNATPKGVEWSSQNMFVLGLIVLLFLVLHLTQFWYKMQFNEITGVLPEVNPHDGYALIRETFSNIWFVILYLVWFVAIWFHLTHGFWSAIQTIGWNNRIWMQRWKCISNIFATIVFLGFAFVTVAFYIKSL, via the coding sequence ATGTGGTTATTGAACTCTTCGATCGGAAGAAAACTGATAATGAGTATATCGGGTCTCTTCCTCGTGCTGTTTTTATTGTTTCACATGTCGATGAACATAGCCGCCGTATTTTCTGAAACGGCTTATAATGCGATCTGTGAATTTTTGGGCGCTAACTGGTATGCGTTGGTAGGTACGCTCGTACTGGCAGCCGGCTTTATCGTGCACATTATTTACGCTCTTTGGCTTACGCTGCAGAACCGTAAGGCCCGCGGTAACGACCGTTACGCTGTAAACGCTACACCTAAAGGCGTTGAATGGTCGTCACAGAACATGTTTGTACTGGGACTTATCGTACTATTGTTCCTTGTATTGCACTTGACACAATTCTGGTACAAAATGCAGTTTAATGAAATTACCGGAGTGCTTCCCGAAGTAAATCCTCATGACGGGTATGCTTTGATACGTGAAACTTTCAGCAATATCTGGTTCGTGATTTTGTATCTGGTTTGGTTTGTAGCTATCTGGTTCCACCTTACTCACGGTTTCTGGAGTGCGATTCAGACGATCGGTTGGAATAACCGGATATGGATGCAACGTTGGAAATGCATTTCTAATATTTTTGCAACTATCGTATTTTTAGGTTTTGCCTTCGTGACTGTTGCTTTCTATATCAAGAGTCTCTAA
- a CDS encoding DUF418 domain-containing protein translates to MQPEIKMKSPRIEVADALRGFAVLAIILIHNVEHFNLYFLPEWEPEFLKTINSYVWEGIFFFFGGKAYAIFALLFGFSFYIQFNNRQNVGKDFSMRFAWRLVLLFLFGLFNAVFYPGDILSLYAIVGFTIIPVRKLNDRIVMFIAAFFMLQPVEIGKIVYALFHPDFVPSSSLEYLWKNTLSGLMSESFLETVRINLLYGEPFSLLWAWDNGRFFQTSSLFMIGMLLGRNKRFLFSAENMKFWKRVLLIAVLVFIPVYLLRMYLSIPSFSEGVRIPLTVITGSLSNVFFMVILVSSFILLWYGSRLKKVQSHLVQYGRMSLTNYITQSILGSFIYFAYGLGMYQYLGSLFSLLTGIIIFVVQLCFCKWWLKHHKQGPFERLWHNLTWINSK, encoded by the coding sequence ATGCAACCCGAGATAAAAATGAAATCACCCCGGATTGAAGTTGCTGATGCTTTGCGCGGTTTTGCTGTCTTGGCAATTATTCTGATACACAATGTAGAGCATTTTAACTTGTATTTTCTGCCTGAATGGGAGCCGGAGTTTTTAAAAACTATAAACAGTTATGTTTGGGAGGGTATTTTCTTCTTTTTCGGTGGAAAAGCGTATGCTATTTTTGCATTACTATTCGGTTTTAGCTTTTATATACAGTTTAATAACCGTCAAAATGTAGGTAAAGATTTTTCAATGCGTTTTGCCTGGCGATTAGTATTGTTATTTTTATTCGGATTGTTTAATGCTGTTTTTTATCCCGGCGATATACTTTCGTTATATGCCATAGTCGGGTTTACGATAATTCCCGTGAGAAAACTGAATGATCGTATCGTAATGTTTATCGCTGCCTTTTTTATGTTACAGCCGGTAGAAATAGGAAAAATTGTTTATGCGCTGTTTCATCCCGATTTTGTACCTTCGAGCTCATTGGAATATCTGTGGAAAAATACGCTTTCCGGCCTGATGTCGGAATCGTTTCTTGAAACCGTTCGTATTAATCTTTTATATGGGGAACCTTTCAGTTTATTGTGGGCTTGGGATAACGGTCGTTTTTTTCAGACTTCTTCCTTATTTATGATCGGCATGTTGTTGGGCAGGAACAAGCGATTTCTATTTTCTGCGGAAAATATGAAGTTCTGGAAAAGAGTTCTTTTGATTGCAGTACTTGTATTCATTCCTGTTTATTTATTGAGGATGTATCTTTCGATCCCATCTTTTTCGGAGGGTGTCCGCATTCCTCTTACCGTGATTACCGGTTCTTTATCCAATGTATTCTTTATGGTAATACTGGTATCTTCTTTTATATTGTTGTGGTATGGCAGCCGTTTAAAAAAGGTGCAGTCACATTTGGTACAGTATGGGAGAATGAGTCTTACCAATTATATTACCCAATCGATATTGGGCTCGTTTATCTATTTTGCATACGGGTTGGGAATGTACCAGTATCTCGGATCATTATTCAGTCTTTTAACCGGAATCATAATTTTTGTCGTGCAACTCTGTTTTTGCAAGTGGTGGCTTAAACACCATAAACAGGGGCCGTTTGAAAGGCTATGGCATAATCTTACCTGGATAAACAGCAAATAA
- a CDS encoding winged helix-turn-helix domain-containing protein codes for MKIDLEHINRAFESKARLGIMSILSVNESADFTTIKNLLGLTDGNLASHARSLEEAGYIESRKQFVGRKPNTRFVITPAGREAFAIHLKALEDFLKNRPL; via the coding sequence ATGAAAATCGATCTCGAACATATAAACAGAGCATTCGAAAGTAAAGCCAGACTGGGTATCATGTCGATATTATCGGTAAACGAATCAGCAGATTTTACAACCATTAAAAATTTGCTCGGTCTTACCGACGGCAATCTGGCCAGTCATGCCCGAAGCCTCGAAGAAGCAGGATATATCGAAAGCCGCAAGCAATTTGTCGGCCGTAAACCCAATACCCGGTTTGTGATTACTCCCGCAGGACGTGAAGCTTTTGCCATTCACCTAAAAGCATTGGAAGATTTTCTTAAAAACCGGCCATTATAA
- a CDS encoding succinate dehydrogenase/fumarate reductase iron-sulfur subunit, which yields MDKTINITLKVWRQRGPQEKGAFQTYKLDGISVDSSFLEMLDILNEKLINEGQEPVVFDHDCREGICGMCSLYINGHPHGPDEDVTTCQLHMRKFHDGETITIEPWRSAGFPVIRDLMVDRNAFDKIMQAGGYISVNTGGVPDANSIPIPKPDADEAMDSASCIGCGACVAACKNGSAMLFVSAKVSQLALLPQGRVEAARRAKAMLAKMDELGFGNCTNTGACEAECPKNVSITNIARLNREFISAKLKD from the coding sequence ATGGATAAGACAATCAATATAACGCTGAAAGTCTGGCGTCAGAGAGGCCCTCAGGAAAAAGGTGCTTTTCAGACTTATAAACTCGACGGGATCTCGGTAGACAGTTCTTTTCTCGAAATGCTCGATATCCTCAACGAGAAATTAATCAACGAAGGTCAGGAACCTGTTGTTTTCGATCATGACTGCCGTGAAGGAATCTGCGGCATGTGTTCGCTTTATATCAACGGTCATCCTCACGGACCCGACGAAGATGTTACTACTTGCCAATTGCATATGCGTAAGTTCCACGACGGGGAAACGATTACGATCGAGCCGTGGCGTTCGGCGGGTTTTCCGGTGATACGCGACCTGATGGTAGACCGTAACGCTTTCGACAAGATTATGCAAGCGGGAGGGTATATTTCGGTAAATACGGGCGGTGTTCCCGATGCCAATTCTATTCCCATTCCCAAACCCGATGCCGACGAGGCGATGGATTCGGCTTCGTGTATCGGTTGCGGCGCCTGTGTTGCTGCCTGTAAAAACGGTTCGGCGATGTTATTCGTATCGGCTAAGGTGAGTCAGTTGGCTTTGCTTCCTCAGGGACGTGTAGAAGCCGCTCGTCGTGCTAAAGCCATGTTGGCTAAGATGGACGAACTCGGTTTTGGTAACTGTACCAATACGGGAGCTTGTGAGGCGGAATGCCCCAAAAATGTTTCTATTACCAATATCGCCCGCTTGAACCGGGAATTTATTTCGGCTAAGTTGAAAGATTGA
- a CDS encoding fumarate reductase/succinate dehydrogenase flavoprotein subunit, with product MTKIDSKIPEGPLAEKWSNYKAHQKLVNPANKRRLDIIVVGTGLAGASAAASLGELGFNVLNFCIQDSPRRAHSIAAQGGINAAKNYQNDGDSVYRLFYDTIKGGDYRAREANVYRLAEVSNSIIDQCVAQGVPFAREYGGLLDNRSFGGAQVSRTFYAKGQTGQQLLLGAYSALSRQVKKGSVKLFTRHEMLDLVMIDGRARGIIARDLVTGKIERYPAHAVVIATGGYGNTFFLSTNAMGSNGSAALQCYKKGAYFANPAFAQIHPTCIPVHGEFQSKLTLMSESLRNDGRIWTPKKKEDAEAIRAGKLKPTDIKEEDRDYYLERRYPAFGNLVPRDVASRAAKERCDAGYGVGSTGLAVYLDFKDAIERLGVEAVKARYGNLFQMYEKIVDDNPYETPMMIYPAIHYTMGGIWVDYELSTSIPGLFAIGEANFSDHGANRLGASALMQGLADGYFVLPYTIQNYLSDQITVPRFSKDLPEFAEAEKDVQERINKLMSIKGKRSVDSIHKELGLIMWDFVGMARTQEGLETAIKKLEEVKKEFWTNVRIPGEANTLNVELEKALRLADFIEIGKLMALDALNRNESCGGHFRVEYQTEDGEALRQDDKYMYVSCWKYEGEDKDPVMLKEELNYECIKVQQRNYKQ from the coding sequence ATGACAAAAATAGATTCAAAAATTCCTGAAGGCCCGTTAGCCGAAAAATGGAGTAACTATAAAGCTCACCAGAAACTGGTGAACCCTGCCAATAAACGCCGTCTCGATATTATCGTAGTGGGTACCGGTCTTGCCGGTGCTTCTGCTGCTGCGTCTTTAGGCGAATTGGGATTCAATGTCTTGAATTTTTGTATTCAGGATTCTCCCCGTCGTGCGCATTCTATCGCTGCGCAGGGGGGTATTAATGCCGCTAAAAATTATCAGAACGACGGAGATAGCGTATACCGTTTGTTTTACGATACGATAAAAGGGGGCGACTATCGTGCCCGTGAAGCCAACGTTTACCGTTTGGCCGAAGTTTCTAATTCTATTATCGACCAATGTGTAGCGCAGGGAGTTCCTTTTGCTCGCGAATATGGAGGTTTGCTCGATAACCGTTCGTTCGGTGGTGCCCAGGTATCGCGTACATTTTATGCGAAAGGCCAAACGGGCCAGCAGCTTTTATTAGGAGCTTATTCGGCGTTGAGCCGTCAGGTAAAAAAAGGTTCGGTAAAATTATTTACTCGTCATGAAATGCTCGATCTGGTAATGATCGACGGCCGTGCCCGGGGTATTATCGCCCGTGACCTGGTTACCGGAAAAATAGAACGTTATCCGGCGCATGCGGTAGTAATCGCTACGGGAGGATACGGAAATACATTCTTCTTGTCGACCAATGCGATGGGGTCTAACGGATCGGCGGCTTTACAATGTTATAAGAAAGGGGCTTATTTCGCTAATCCCGCTTTCGCGCAAATACATCCGACTTGTATTCCCGTACATGGGGAGTTCCAATCGAAATTGACGTTGATGTCCGAATCGTTACGTAACGATGGCCGTATCTGGACACCTAAAAAGAAAGAAGACGCCGAAGCGATTCGCGCCGGAAAACTTAAACCGACCGATATTAAAGAAGAAGATCGCGATTATTATCTCGAACGTCGTTACCCGGCATTCGGTAATCTCGTTCCCCGCGACGTGGCATCCCGTGCCGCTAAGGAACGTTGTGACGCCGGTTATGGGGTAGGTTCTACCGGTCTTGCCGTATATCTCGATTTTAAAGACGCGATCGAACGTCTCGGGGTAGAAGCTGTAAAAGCCCGTTATGGAAACCTTTTCCAGATGTACGAAAAAATTGTAGACGATAATCCTTATGAAACTCCGATGATGATTTATCCGGCTATCCATTATACAATGGGCGGTATTTGGGTCGATTATGAACTGAGTACATCGATACCCGGATTATTTGCTATCGGAGAGGCCAACTTCTCGGATCACGGTGCCAATCGTTTGGGTGCTTCTGCGCTGATGCAAGGATTGGCCGACGGATATTTCGTTTTGCCTTATACAATTCAAAATTATCTTTCGGATCAGATTACCGTTCCGCGTTTCAGCAAAGATCTGCCTGAATTTGCAGAAGCGGAAAAAGATGTACAGGAACGCATCAATAAATTGATGAGCATAAAAGGAAAACGCTCGGTAGATTCTATCCATAAAGAACTGGGACTTATCATGTGGGATTTTGTAGGTATGGCCCGTACCCAAGAAGGACTCGAAACCGCAATTAAAAAGTTGGAAGAGGTGAAGAAAGAATTCTGGACCAATGTACGTATTCCCGGCGAAGCGAATACGCTGAATGTAGAACTTGAGAAAGCTCTTCGTCTGGCTGACTTTATTGAGATCGGGAAACTGATGGCTCTCGATGCATTGAACCGTAACGAATCATGTGGCGGTCACTTCCGTGTCGAATATCAGACCGAAGATGGGGAGGCCTTACGTCAGGATGATAAGTATATGTATGTTAGCTGCTGGAAATATGAAGGGGAAGATAAAGATCCTGTCATGTTGAAGGAAGAACTGAATTACGAATGTATAAAAGTTCAGCAACGTAATTACAAACAATAA
- the ychF gene encoding redox-regulated ATPase YchF, which translates to MALQCGIVGLPNVGKSTLFNCLSNAKAQSANFPFCTIEPNVGVITVPDERLNKLAELVHPQRIVPTTVEIVDIAGLVKGASKGEGLGNKFLANIRETDAILHVLRCFDDDNITHVDGSIDPVRDKEIIDYELQLKDLETIESRISRVQKQAQTGGDKNAKLVYEVLSRYKEALEQGKSARTVTFETKDEQKIARELFLLTNKPVMYVCNVDEASAVTGNKHVDRVREAVKDEDAQILVVAAKIESEIAEFETYEERQMFLNEIGLEESGVSRLIRSAYKLLNLETYFTAGVQEVRAWTYLKGSKAPQCAGVIHTDFEKGFIRAEVIKYDDYITLGSEAACKEAGKMNVEGKDYVVQDGDIMHFRFNV; encoded by the coding sequence ATGGCATTACAATGCGGAATAGTCGGTTTGCCCAATGTAGGTAAATCGACATTGTTCAACTGTTTGTCGAATGCGAAAGCACAATCGGCGAATTTCCCTTTTTGTACGATCGAACCCAATGTAGGTGTGATTACCGTGCCTGATGAACGGCTTAATAAATTGGCCGAACTGGTACATCCGCAACGTATCGTTCCTACTACTGTAGAGATCGTCGATATAGCCGGCTTGGTAAAAGGGGCCAGTAAAGGCGAAGGGTTGGGAAATAAATTTTTGGCCAATATACGCGAAACCGACGCGATATTGCATGTGCTTCGTTGTTTCGACGACGATAATATTACGCATGTCGACGGAAGTATCGATCCGGTAAGGGATAAAGAAATTATCGATTACGAGCTACAGCTGAAAGATCTCGAGACTATCGAAAGCCGTATATCACGTGTGCAAAAGCAGGCGCAAACGGGCGGAGATAAAAACGCGAAGCTTGTTTATGAAGTCCTCAGCCGCTATAAAGAAGCTCTCGAACAAGGTAAATCGGCACGTACGGTTACTTTCGAAACGAAAGACGAGCAAAAAATCGCCCGTGAATTATTTCTGCTGACCAACAAACCGGTGATGTATGTATGTAATGTCGATGAAGCGAGTGCCGTTACCGGAAATAAACATGTCGATCGGGTTCGAGAAGCCGTTAAAGACGAAGATGCGCAGATATTGGTCGTGGCTGCGAAGATAGAATCGGAAATCGCCGAGTTCGAGACGTACGAAGAACGGCAGATGTTCCTGAATGAAATAGGACTCGAAGAATCGGGCGTTTCACGTCTGATACGTTCTGCTTATAAATTGCTTAACCTCGAAACTTATTTTACCGCGGGAGTGCAAGAGGTGCGTGCCTGGACTTATCTGAAAGGCAGTAAAGCCCCCCAGTGTGCCGGCGTAATCCATACCGATTTTGAAAAGGGGTTTATCCGTGCCGAAGTGATCAAATACGATGATTATATTACGTTGGGCTCCGAAGCCGCATGTAAAGAAGCCGGAAAGATGAATGTAGAAGGAAAAGATTATGTCGTGCAGGATGGGGATATCATGCACTTCCGGTTCAACGTATAG
- the creD gene encoding cell envelope integrity protein CreD — protein MEPQSFAPQENKTKRKKSPVSTLTLKIVLTAVLILVLMIPVTMVKGLIEERSQTASEAISEVQKKWSTPQTINGPILIIPYYKNIQNSDMTISKIKSNYYILPELLNIEGNVETEDLRRGLYDIVVYRTQLTLSGNFSLEKLIKENISPQNLILNQARLVIGITDLRGITEQVSGKFGNQALSFDSGVDDDIISSGVSSPLNVSYEKNDADTHIPFSIQLRLKGSEKIDFTPIGSTTTATLQSNCTTPSFDGAYLPEEREVTEKGFSATWKILDLNRNYPQLFTGESWSESIQESTFGTNLLLPVDQYQKSTRSVKYASMIIILFFVICFFTEILQKKNIHPFQYLLIGLAICLFYTMLVALSEHFNFTLSYAIATCMTIVLLTSYLGGILKAKKTAATIGALLLLLYIYVFVLIQMETFALLVGSIGLFIILAMIMYCSLKINWNSTGEEINNI, from the coding sequence ATGGAACCACAGTCATTTGCCCCACAAGAAAACAAAACAAAAAGAAAAAAGTCACCGGTAAGTACTCTTACATTAAAAATTGTACTCACTGCTGTACTTATCCTCGTTCTTATGATTCCTGTAACAATGGTAAAAGGCCTGATCGAAGAAAGAAGTCAAACAGCATCTGAGGCAATCTCAGAAGTACAGAAGAAATGGAGTACTCCGCAAACGATTAACGGCCCCATACTCATTATACCGTATTATAAAAATATACAGAATAGCGATATGACCATCAGCAAAATAAAAAGCAACTATTATATTCTACCCGAACTTTTAAACATCGAAGGAAATGTCGAAACCGAAGATCTTCGTAGAGGATTATACGATATAGTCGTATATCGCACGCAGCTTACTTTATCGGGAAATTTTTCTTTAGAAAAACTTATTAAAGAAAATATCTCCCCCCAAAACCTGATCCTAAATCAAGCACGCCTGGTAATAGGAATTACCGATTTGCGCGGGATCACTGAACAAGTAAGCGGAAAATTCGGGAATCAGGCTCTCAGCTTCGATTCCGGGGTAGACGATGACATTATTTCATCGGGAGTTTCCAGCCCGTTAAATGTTTCCTACGAAAAAAACGATGCGGATACTCACATCCCTTTTTCGATACAATTACGCCTGAAAGGTTCCGAAAAGATCGACTTTACCCCTATCGGCTCGACTACAACCGCCACATTGCAATCTAACTGTACAACTCCCAGTTTCGACGGAGCCTATCTTCCTGAAGAAAGAGAAGTAACCGAAAAGGGATTCTCAGCAACCTGGAAGATTCTCGATCTGAACCGTAACTATCCGCAATTATTTACGGGAGAAAGCTGGAGTGAATCGATACAAGAATCGACATTCGGCACAAATCTATTACTCCCGGTCGACCAATATCAAAAATCGACACGTTCGGTAAAATATGCATCTATGATTATCATTCTTTTCTTTGTCATTTGCTTCTTTACCGAAATTTTACAGAAAAAAAATATTCACCCTTTCCAGTACCTGCTTATCGGTTTGGCGATCTGCCTCTTCTATACTATGCTGGTCGCCTTATCAGAACACTTCAACTTTACACTTTCATATGCGATCGCAACTTGTATGACCATCGTTTTACTCACCTCTTATCTGGGAGGAATACTAAAAGCAAAAAAAACGGCGGCTACAATTGGCGCGCTGCTACTGCTACTATATATTTATGTGTTTGTTCTTATACAAATGGAAACATTTGCCTTACTCGTAGGTAGTATCGGGCTATTTATCATACTGGCGATGATCATGTATTGCTCATTGAAAATAAACTGGAACTCTACCGGAGAGGAAATAAACAACATATAA
- a CDS encoding putative peptidoglycan-binding domain-containing protein — translation MEVLFNAYKKNRRQHFQNLAEEEVSQRNNIKGWLNRDDRFTYIK, via the coding sequence CTGGAAGTATTATTTAATGCGTATAAAAAGAACAGAAGGCAGCATTTTCAAAATTTAGCTGAAGAGGAAGTGAGTCAAAGAAACAATATCAAAGGTTGGCTGAATAGAGACGACCGATTTACGTATATAAAATAA